A single region of the Novosphingobium sp. genome encodes:
- a CDS encoding LacI family DNA-binding transcriptional regulator, protein MTVKNATSHSENDAGSRKVLRRQRKAPTISDVAQHAGVSPMTVSRVINDCTTVRPSTREKVERSIEALNYAPSSAARSLAGGEHVRIGLLYSNPSSTYLSEFIVGSLEQAGRSSADLVLEQFHEGWSTERLIGQLQRGGLNGIILPPPLSDSPAMVDALHKADIPTVSVAGGYASSAAVAVGIDDFQAAADMTRHLISLGHARIGFIKGNPNLHASERRYEGYVQALGEAGLAPVPELIAQGFFSYRSGLDAAETILDLDEPPTAIFASNDDMAAATVAVAHRRGLDVPGDLTVCGFDDTLLATTIWPELTTIRQPIRDMARAAMDLIVRHLREDSVTETGKQVLLDYALIRRQSDAAPRRRPPYRKGAV, encoded by the coding sequence ATGACCGTAAAGAACGCCACCTCCCACAGCGAGAATGATGCCGGCTCCCGCAAGGTTTTGCGCCGTCAGCGCAAGGCGCCGACCATCAGCGATGTGGCGCAGCATGCGGGCGTGTCGCCGATGACGGTGTCGCGCGTCATCAACGATTGTACCACGGTCCGCCCCTCCACGCGGGAAAAGGTCGAGCGTTCGATCGAAGCGCTGAACTATGCGCCCAGCAGCGCGGCCCGCAGTCTTGCCGGGGGTGAGCATGTGCGCATCGGTCTGCTCTACAGCAACCCTTCCTCCACCTATCTCAGCGAATTCATTGTCGGATCGCTGGAGCAGGCCGGTCGCAGCAGCGCGGATCTCGTGCTCGAGCAGTTCCACGAAGGCTGGTCGACCGAGCGGCTGATCGGCCAACTGCAGCGCGGCGGGCTCAACGGCATCATTCTGCCCCCGCCCTTGTCCGATTCCCCCGCCATGGTCGATGCGCTGCACAAGGCCGACATTCCCACCGTGTCGGTGGCGGGCGGCTATGCCTCCAGCGCGGCGGTGGCGGTGGGGATCGACGATTTTCAGGCCGCGGCCGACATGACGCGGCATCTGATTTCGCTCGGCCATGCGCGGATTGGTTTCATCAAGGGCAATCCCAACCTCCACGCCAGCGAGCGGCGATATGAAGGCTATGTGCAGGCCTTGGGTGAGGCGGGCCTGGCGCCGGTGCCCGAGCTGATCGCGCAGGGCTTCTTCTCCTATCGCTCCGGTCTCGACGCGGCCGAAACGATCCTCGACCTCGACGAGCCGCCAACGGCGATCTTTGCCAGCAACGATGACATGGCCGCCGCCACGGTGGCGGTGGCGCATCGGCGCGGGCTGGATGTTCCGGGCGATCTGACCGTCTGCGGTTTCGACGATACCTTGCTGGCAACGACGATCTGGCCGGAACTGACCACCATCCGCCAGCCGATCCGCGATATGGCGCGCGCTGCGATGGACCTCATTGTGAGGCATCTGCGCGAGGACAGCGTGACGGAAACCGGCAAGCAGGTGTTGCTCGATTACGCGCTGATCCGCCGCCAGTCCGATGCCGCGCCCCGCAGGCGCCCGCCCTATCGCAAGGGCGCCGTCTGA